The proteins below are encoded in one region of Conger conger chromosome 17, fConCon1.1, whole genome shotgun sequence:
- the nme9 gene encoding thioredoxin domain-containing protein 6 isoform X1 produces the protein MAGKKKEVSLQMAATNQEHWDEMLAIKGLNVIDVYQQWCGPCRAVVSLFRKVKNELGDDLLHFATAEADSIDALEKYRGKCEPTFLFYGGGELVAVLRGANAPLLQKLVVEELAKEKKVLEQGAERRVVRDEGLNAEEEEEVIDHEQSDEDVLVPASKSYTVAIIKPDAVAHGKANEIMMKIQEAGFEILAHEERTLSKLEARDFYQHKAGEPCFEELVQFMSSGPCHSLVVSRQEGSDDVIPAWREFIGPADTEEARRDKPESLRAQYGTETLSNALHGSEDSDQASRELAFFFPNFRTTSNLEQYGIEEYPVERTLAIIRPDTAREKREEILARIEEAGFTVALQKEVMLTEEQVRQFYSQHQEEDYFPALLQNMTSGPVLALALVRKGAVQRWRDILGPKNVTRAKEEDPDSLRAQFAVESDPINQIHGSGSQEEAEREIEFFFPRERTLAVIKPDALDGHKEEILEHIQKAGFTISRTKETVLSQEMAEEFYKEHRDKPFFSQLVEFMSRGPCLLMALTKENAVEEWRAMMGPADPTRAKEEAPDSLRARFATDILQNCVHGSSNPQHASEKIHFIFGDILSNGDPQDQGPEVGGDEHAEETKINGQEPASSPVAATATESPGPVPEESSEPGGAEGQSQPTDQSAQEEPEASLGPAAETGSGVTPPPQEVTSSPELGENPQNSQEGDTADPPADGHSATLSPAGEGQC, from the exons ATGgctggaaaaaagaaagaagtgaGTTTGCAG ATGGCTGCCACAAACCAAGAGCATTGGGATGAAATGCTAGCAATAAAAGGGTTGAATG TGATCGATGTGTATCAGCAATGGTGTGGTCCCTGTCGCGCTGTAGTCAGCCTTTTCCGGAAAGTGAAGAACGAATTGGGGGATGACCTGTTGCATTTCGCCACG GCAGAAGCAGACAGCATTGATGCCCTGGAGAAGTACAGAGGGAAGTGTGAGCCTACCTTCCTGTTCTATGGA GGTGGAGAACTGGTTGCCGTCTTGCGAGGAGCAAatgctcctctcctgcagaaGTTGGTGGTGGAAGAGCTGGCCAAGGAgaagaaggttctggaacagGGAGCAGAACGCAGAGTG GTGAGGGATGAAGGTCTGAATgcggaggaagaagaggaggtcATTGACCATGAGCAAAGTGATGAAGATGTACTCG TGCCCGCCAGCAAATCGTACACGGTGGCGATAATAAAACCGGACGCTGTCGCGCACGGCAAAGCAAATGAAATTATGATGAAG ATCCAGGAGGCGGGCTTCGAGATCCTCGCCCACGAGGAGAGGACTCTGAGCAAGTTGGAGGCTCGGGACTTCTACCAGCACAAGGCAGGCGAG CCGTGCTTCGAGGAGCTGGTGCAGTTCATGTCCAGCGGGCCCTGCCACAGTCTGGTGGTGTCCAGGCAGGAGGGTTCTGATGATGTCATCCCCGCGTGGCGAGAGTTCATTGGTCCAGCTGACACTGAAGAGGCCCGGAGGGACAAGCCAGAGAG cttaAGGGCCCAGTATGGAACAGAGACCCTGTCCAATGCCCTGCATGGCAGTGAAGACAGTGACCAGGCCAGCAGGGAGCTGGCTTTCTTCTTCCCTAACTTCAGAACTACCTCTAATTTGGAGCAGTATGGGATAGAGGAGTACCCAGTGGAGAGGACACTGGCTATTATTCGGCCTGACACGgccagagagaagagag AGGAGATCCTGGCTCGTATTGAAGAGGCAGGCTTCACTGTAGCCCTCCAGAAGGAGGTGATGCTGACAGAGGAGCAGGTCAGACAGTTCTACAGCCAGCACCAGGAGGAGGACTACTTCCCCGCGCTCCTCCAAAACATGACCAG CGGGCCTGTGCTGGCCCTTGCCTTGGTGAGGAAAGGTGCTGTTCAGCGCTGGAGGGACATACTGGGGCCCAAAAATGTCACCAGGGCCAAGGAAGAGGACCCTGACAG CCTGCGAGCCCAGTTCGCGGTGGAGAGCGACCCCATTAACCAGATTCACGGCAGTGGGAGTCAGGAGGAGGCAGAGCGTGAAATAGAGTTCTTCTTCCCCCGGGAGCGCACCCTGGCCGTCATCAAGCCCGACGCCCTGGACGGGCACAAAG AGGAAATCCTGGAGCACATCCAGAAGGCCGGCTTCACCATCTCCCGGACCAAGGAGACCGTGCTGTCCCAGGAAATGGCGGAGGAGTTCTACAAGGAGCACAGAGACAAGCCTTTCTTCAGCCAGCTGGTGGAGTTTATGTCCCG GGGCCCCTGCCTGCTGATGGCCCTCACCAAGGAGAACGCCGTGGAGGAATGGAGAGCCATGATGGGCCCCGCGGACCCCACCCGGGCGAAAGAGGAGGCACCCGACTCCCTGAGGGCCCGCTTCGCCACCGACATCCTGCAGAACTGCGTCCACGGCTCCTCCAACCCACAGCACGCCAGCGAAAAGATCCACTTCATCTTCGGGGACATCCTCTCAAACGGGGACCCACAAG ACCAGGGACCTGAGGTTGGCGGAGACGAACATGCAGAGGAGACTAAAATCAATG GACAAGAGCCGGCCTCCTCCCCTGTTGCTGCCACTGCCACAGAGTCCCCTGGGCCTGTCCCTGAGGAGAGTTCTGAACCAGGAGGAGCGGagggccaatcacagcccaccGACCAAAGTGCCCAAGAAG
- the nme9 gene encoding thioredoxin domain-containing protein 6 isoform X2, which yields MAGKKKEVSLQMAATNQEHWDEMLAIKGLNVIDVYQQWCGPCRAVVSLFRKVKNELGDDLLHFATAEADSIDALEKYRGKCEPTFLFYGGGELVAVLRGANAPLLQKLVVEELAKEKKVLEQGAERRVVRDEGLNAEEEEEVIDHEQSDEDVLVPASKSYTVAIIKPDAVAHGKANEIMMKIQEAGFEILAHEERTLSKLEARDFYQHKAGEPCFEELVQFMSSGPCHSLVVSRQEGSDDVIPAWREFIGPADTEEARRDKPESLRAQYGTETLSNALHGSEDSDQASRELAFFFPNFRTTSNLEQYGIEEYPVERTLAIIRPDTAREKREEILARIEEAGFTVALQKEVMLTEEQVRQFYSQHQEEDYFPALLQNMTSGPVLALALVRKGAVQRWRDILGPKNVTRAKEEDPDSLRAQFAVESDPINQIHGSGSQEEAEREIEFFFPRERTLAVIKPDALDGHKEEILEHIQKAGFTISRTKETVLSQEMAEEFYKEHRDKPFFSQLVEFMSRGPCLLMALTKENAVEEWRAMMGPADPTRAKEEAPDSLRARFATDILQNCVHGSSNPQHASEKIHFIFGDILSNGDPQDQGPEVGGDEHAEETKINGQEPASSPVAATATESPGPVPEESSEPGGAEGQSQPTDQSAQEGKQTPVPSEATEAHDPGDQREETETAPP from the exons ATGgctggaaaaaagaaagaagtgaGTTTGCAG ATGGCTGCCACAAACCAAGAGCATTGGGATGAAATGCTAGCAATAAAAGGGTTGAATG TGATCGATGTGTATCAGCAATGGTGTGGTCCCTGTCGCGCTGTAGTCAGCCTTTTCCGGAAAGTGAAGAACGAATTGGGGGATGACCTGTTGCATTTCGCCACG GCAGAAGCAGACAGCATTGATGCCCTGGAGAAGTACAGAGGGAAGTGTGAGCCTACCTTCCTGTTCTATGGA GGTGGAGAACTGGTTGCCGTCTTGCGAGGAGCAAatgctcctctcctgcagaaGTTGGTGGTGGAAGAGCTGGCCAAGGAgaagaaggttctggaacagGGAGCAGAACGCAGAGTG GTGAGGGATGAAGGTCTGAATgcggaggaagaagaggaggtcATTGACCATGAGCAAAGTGATGAAGATGTACTCG TGCCCGCCAGCAAATCGTACACGGTGGCGATAATAAAACCGGACGCTGTCGCGCACGGCAAAGCAAATGAAATTATGATGAAG ATCCAGGAGGCGGGCTTCGAGATCCTCGCCCACGAGGAGAGGACTCTGAGCAAGTTGGAGGCTCGGGACTTCTACCAGCACAAGGCAGGCGAG CCGTGCTTCGAGGAGCTGGTGCAGTTCATGTCCAGCGGGCCCTGCCACAGTCTGGTGGTGTCCAGGCAGGAGGGTTCTGATGATGTCATCCCCGCGTGGCGAGAGTTCATTGGTCCAGCTGACACTGAAGAGGCCCGGAGGGACAAGCCAGAGAG cttaAGGGCCCAGTATGGAACAGAGACCCTGTCCAATGCCCTGCATGGCAGTGAAGACAGTGACCAGGCCAGCAGGGAGCTGGCTTTCTTCTTCCCTAACTTCAGAACTACCTCTAATTTGGAGCAGTATGGGATAGAGGAGTACCCAGTGGAGAGGACACTGGCTATTATTCGGCCTGACACGgccagagagaagagag AGGAGATCCTGGCTCGTATTGAAGAGGCAGGCTTCACTGTAGCCCTCCAGAAGGAGGTGATGCTGACAGAGGAGCAGGTCAGACAGTTCTACAGCCAGCACCAGGAGGAGGACTACTTCCCCGCGCTCCTCCAAAACATGACCAG CGGGCCTGTGCTGGCCCTTGCCTTGGTGAGGAAAGGTGCTGTTCAGCGCTGGAGGGACATACTGGGGCCCAAAAATGTCACCAGGGCCAAGGAAGAGGACCCTGACAG CCTGCGAGCCCAGTTCGCGGTGGAGAGCGACCCCATTAACCAGATTCACGGCAGTGGGAGTCAGGAGGAGGCAGAGCGTGAAATAGAGTTCTTCTTCCCCCGGGAGCGCACCCTGGCCGTCATCAAGCCCGACGCCCTGGACGGGCACAAAG AGGAAATCCTGGAGCACATCCAGAAGGCCGGCTTCACCATCTCCCGGACCAAGGAGACCGTGCTGTCCCAGGAAATGGCGGAGGAGTTCTACAAGGAGCACAGAGACAAGCCTTTCTTCAGCCAGCTGGTGGAGTTTATGTCCCG GGGCCCCTGCCTGCTGATGGCCCTCACCAAGGAGAACGCCGTGGAGGAATGGAGAGCCATGATGGGCCCCGCGGACCCCACCCGGGCGAAAGAGGAGGCACCCGACTCCCTGAGGGCCCGCTTCGCCACCGACATCCTGCAGAACTGCGTCCACGGCTCCTCCAACCCACAGCACGCCAGCGAAAAGATCCACTTCATCTTCGGGGACATCCTCTCAAACGGGGACCCACAAG ACCAGGGACCTGAGGTTGGCGGAGACGAACATGCAGAGGAGACTAAAATCAATG GACAAGAGCCGGCCTCCTCCCCTGTTGCTGCCACTGCCACAGAGTCCCCTGGGCCTGTCCCTGAGGAGAGTTCTGAACCAGGAGGAGCGGagggccaatcacagcccaccGACCAAAGTGCCCAAGAAG